GTATTACAATGTAGTGATGAATCATTCCACGATAATCGTCACCTTCTCGACGATGTCCGTCGCTGTGGTCAGGTGGGATGTGTCTTCGGCAATCTCTCCGTCCGAGCCGTCCGGGCTGGACTGGCCGATCAATTCCATCACGAACGACGTCTCACCTCCGGTCACATCCACCTCGGCGGCATAGACCACCGCCGGCTGGCCCCCGGTGAACTCATTTCCGTTGTATCCCGGCTCCCCGGGATTCAGGTCCGAACGGTAATAGTCGTTGAAATCGGTGGAGTTGTTGAACTCGGCGAAAATGACAAACCGCTCCAGATCATTGGGAATCACCGTCGTGAGGGTGTAGGACGCCTTGGGGGACGCTGACGTCACGGCGTCGGGCATCGGGTCGTCCTTGGTTGGGAGATACACCCCGTCAGGAGCGACCACGCCCCGTCGGTGGCCCCACGTGGGGAGGCTCCCCGGGCGGCGAAGATCGGTGCCGACAGGCTCCTCACCCGGCGTTTTTTTCCACCCGTCGGTCCACACCTTCTCGGTGACATACAGGGTCTCGATGTAATTCCCGTCACCATCCTCGATCCAGAATGCCGTGGTGGGGGGATTGTGAATCGTCAGAAACTTTCCGACCTTCATGTCGTGAATGAAGTGCTCTCCCGCCGTCACCTCGATGGTCACCGCCCTCCCCTCTTCAAAGGGCGATGTGGCGATTACCGCATCACCGGCGCAGCACAGCACCGCCGTCGCCATAAGGATTAATACGCACACACCAAAAATTCGTTTCATGTTTCTTCTCCTCTCCGAAAGAATCGCATTATTTCAGGACACATATTATTGAAACCTACAGCCGCTCCCCGAGTTTCCGCGCCTGCTTCAGGTACTTCTTTGGAATCTCGGGTCTCCTTTTCATGTTCGGGACGTTGATAATTCCCCTGATCCTATATCCCCCGCTCTTCAATACAATTTTCACCGACCGAACGGCGCCGCCGCTCTGGGATTTGATCAGGTTAAACGGCCAGGGTGTGGCGGAGGACGTTACGATGATGCCCGGCTTCCCCTTGTGGTTCGGCCTGGGGAGCCCGCCGCCGATATATTCAATCCGGGGAACGCTCCGGTCGAACAGTATTTTCAAGGGCCCGGTCATATTTCCCCAGTAGGTGGGGGTGCCCACCACCAGGGCGTCCGCGCCGTCGATCATCCCGCCCACGACGTGGGCGCCGTCTTCCGGCAGAACGCACGCGCCGTCGGGCCGGCACTTCAGGCAGCCCATGCACGGCTTCATCTCAAGATCGTACACGTCGACCCACTTGACCTCGTGCTTTCCCTCAAGAACGTAGACAAGTTCTTTCAGTATTGTCCTTGTGGTCCCCTTTTTTCTGGGACCGCCGTTGAGCACCAGTATCTTCATTCTGTATCTCCTCCCATTATCTCGATAATATGGGCATTCGTTACAAACAGACACACCATCTCGATCGTTCTCTCAATGACCGGCTCCGGATCACCCCAGTATTCTACCGGGAGGCGGTTTTCGCAGATGAGCTTCGCGATGCCGTATATCGCCCCCAAGGCCACGGCCGCGTCCAGGGCCACATCCGGGCTTGTGACGACGCCCGCCTCCTTCGCACGCCTCATGATCTCCACGGAGAAATTCTGGGCCCGGTAGTACCGCCCCAACTCCGATTCCGTGACCTCCAGGTTGGCGGGGAGCTTCTCGAACAGTAACTCCGCCAGGTTCGTGTTCTCTCTGTACCAGTCGATGAACGACCTCAAAAGACATATGAGTTGTTCCAAATGTGGGGCGGTACCGTCGACACGCTCGTCGAGGTACGCGACAAGCCGGTCGATGATGTCGAACTTGATGGCCTCGAAGAGCTTCGTCCGGTCGCCGAAGTAATAGTAGATGGTAGTGGCGCTGACGCCGGCTTTATCCGCGATCTTTCTCATGGTGGCGGCATGAAACCCCTCCTTCGCCACCAGCTTTGATGCGATATCGAGGATGGATTGTCTCAACTGCGGGTTTTCAGGTCTGGTCATCGTCGTTTCTCTTCTCTGTTGTCTCTTGTGCGTTTTCCTTCCGGGATTCGCCTCCGCCTGTCGGTGCAATTCTCCCGTTTCCTGAACCTCAACGATTCACATATGTAATACAACAATGATAACTTAACAATGTTAAGATAACAATACCACAGTTTATGATGCTGTCAAGAAAAATCGTACATGGAGATAAAAAACATTGTAAGCGCGTCGTTCCTTTCATCCGTACTCCTTCATCGCTTTTTCCCCTTTACATTTGTCCCGATTTCTACTATAAAACGATGGTATGTCCGCCCAGGACTTAATAGAACATTTTTACTATTTGATTATGACATTCGCATACAGGAAAGGCGTCCCATGGACAACAACCAGTATCTGATGATCAGTGCGTACGGCAGCTACTTCGCCGAGATACCCCATTATTTTGTGACCGCCCCGGGTCGGGTCAACCTGATCGGGGAACACACCGACTACAACGACGGCTTTGTTCTCCCCATCGCCATTGACCGACGGATCTACGCCACCGCCCGACCCATGTACGGAGACCTGGTGAAGGCGAAGTCCGTCGGATTCGACGAGATGGAGGAGTTTCACATCCGGGAAGAATTGAAAAAGAGAGACCTGTGGGTGGACTACCTGATGGGCGTCGTGGACGAGATGAAAAAAGACTCGTACGACCTCAACGGCTTCTGGGTGTTGTTTCGGAGCGATGTCCCCATCGGATCGGGTCTGTCGTCCTCGGCGGCCCTGGAGGTGGCGAGCGGTCTTCTGATCTCGTCCCTCTTTGAACACGATATCGACCGGCTCGAGCTCGCAAAAATCGCCCGCAGGGCCGAGCAGAACTTCGTGGGCGTCAACTGCGGCATCATGGATCAGATGGCGACGCTGCTCTGCACCGAGGACCACGCCCTGTTCATCGACTGCCGGGACCAGAGCCACCGCCAGGTGCCGGTGGCCTTCAGTGACGCCGGATTCATGGTGGTGGATACGAAGGTGAAGCGAAAGCTGGACAATTCCGCCTACAACGAACGGCGGGAACAGTGCGAGGCGGCGGTAAAGGCCGTCGCGAAGAATAAAAAGGGGGTCACGGCCCTTCGGGACGCGGAGATTTCGGACCTGGACGGGATCGCGGGTAATGTGGATGACGTCATCATCAAGCGGGCCCGCCACGTCATCAGTGAAAACGAACGGGTGAAAAAGGCCGTGGCGATGCTGGAAAAGAACGACGCCGAAGGCTTCGGTAAGTTGATGAATGAATCACACGAAAGCCTGAAAAACGACTATCAAGTCAGCTGCGACGAGCTCGACCGGGTGGTGGAGATTGCAAAGGAGACCGGCGGGGTGCTGGGCGCCCGAATGACCGGGGCCGGCTTCGGCGGGTGCGTGGTGGCGCTGGTGAAAAAAGGAAGCGAACAGACATTCGCCGACAAAATAACCGCCGCCTTCGCCCCGGAGGAGCCGGACAGCCGGGAACCTGAGGAAGGAAAAGAGGCGGATCTGCCCGATCCCCCCGAGGTGTTCTCCGTCAGGCCGGTGGGCGGCGCCACGGTCGAAAAGCTCGACATCAAGTCCTGATCCATCGGACCCGATCCGATTTCAGCGCCTCGAATCACAAGGTGAGAGAACCGATGAACATCAGGGAACAGACCGAGGCCTGGGAGCTCGAGCATCTGGCGCCCTACGCCTCCTTCGCCGCACACACCCGGGGGCGCCGCCACCCGGAGGACGAGGACGACATCCGCACCCCTTTTCAGCGGGATCGGGACCGCATCATACACACCGGCGCGTTCCGGCGTCTGGAGTACAAAACCCAGGTCTTCGTCTATCACGAGGGGGATTACTTCCGCACCCGCCTGACCCATACCATTGAGGTGTCCCAGATCGCCCGCTCCATCGCCCGGGCGTTGGGGGTAAACGAGGACCTGACCGAGGCGGTGGCCCTGGCCCACGACATGGGCCATCCCCCCTTCGGCCACAGCGGAGAAAAAACCCTCAACGAGCTCCTCGCTCAAGACGGCGGCTTCAATCACAACATCCACAGCCTGCGCATCGTCGACGAACTGGAGGTAAAATACCCGAACTTTCCGGGTCTGAACCTGACCTTTGAAGTCCGGGAGGGCATCGCCAAGCACACCACCGATTACGACGATACCGGCGTCTCGGAGTTTTCAACACACCCGTTTCCGTCCCTGGAGGGCCAGATCGTCGACATCGCCGATGAAATCGCCTATAACAGCCACGACATCGACGACGGCATCACCTCCGGCATGCTCTCCATCGATGACCTGCTGAATGTCCCCCTCTGGGAGGACATCTACAGCCTGACCGTCACATCACATCCGGACGTTTCCGAGAAAGTGCATCGGCTGATGACCGTTTCACGCCTCATCGGCCGCCAGGTACGAGACGTGATTCAGGAAACGCGTCAGCGTATAACGGAAGACAGGATTGAATCCGTCGACGCCATTCGCACCAACACCCGGCGCCTGGCCGTCTTCAGCCAAAAGATGCACCGGATGAACCAGGAGCTGAAAGACCACCTGATGAAGCACCTCTATCGCCAGCACAGAGTTGTGCGCATGTCCGGCAAGGCCGAACGCATCATAAAAGACATCTTCAACACGTACCTCGACATCCCCGAACAGCTCCCGCCCCAGGTCTATGAAGCATTCGTCAAGACGAACAGCAAGCGGGTCATATCCGACTACATCGCCGGGATGACCGACAAGTTCGCCATCGACGAGCACCTGAAGCTCTTCAACCCCTACGAGCGGGTGTAGCGCTCGTATCGCTTTTTCACATCACTGTGAGGGCGAATCATGGAAAATATCCTTTCGGACGCCGTCCTGGTGGTCCATTTCGGCTGGATACTCTTCATCATCCTCGGCTTTCCCGTAAGTCTGCTGTACACCATGATACGGTTGAGGCTGTTCCACACGGCGGCGATGATATTCACCATCGCCATGCAGGCGACCCGCACCCTCTGTCCCTTGACGCTCCTCGAAGAGGCCCTGCGGCGGTCCACCGACGCCGCCTTCTCCTATGAGGGAAGCTTTATCATCACGTGGCTCAGAAAACTGATCTACATTGAGGATATCGGCGTTTCCCTGACGATCATTTACATCCTCACCGCCGTCTACCTGGCGGCGGTGCTCATTTCATACCCGGTCTATCCCGTATCGGCCATGAAGCGTTCCCGCACGGCTCGAAATGACATCCCGCCTCAATCCCTTTGACGCCCGGGGTGGGGTATCGTATACTAAAAAAGAGTGACGGTCATCGGGGAATAAGGAATGATCCCTGACAAACGGGCATCTTCCACTCACCGCATAGATTCACACCCACGGCGCACCGATCCCCGGGCCGTTTCAGTGAACATTCCAAACATCTTGTGTCACAGGAGGATGTTATGGGACTGATGGATACGCTCAAAGGCATCAAGCGCCCGGGGCCGGGAGTTGCGCCTGTAAGTCCGGATGAGCTGGCCTCGAAAATCCTGGCGACGAATCACGATGATGTGCCCTATCGCATAGAGCGGTCGGAAAAATCCGATCTGAAGGTGGATCTGAAGATCGTAGACGCCCAGTGGTACGAAATCTTCGCCAAGGCGAATCTCACCAAAACCTACAGCATATATCTGCTTCTCGATGAGGCGGTTTCAGAGGTCCGGGCGCTGGAGCGCATGGGCGAGGTGACATGGAAGGCGGGAGTCCCCACCGTCAGCTTTTCGGCGTCGGGATTCCAGGGACGCACCATCGTCGCCAAGGAGTTCGGTACCGGCTTCGCGTTCAAGGCCCCCCACCCGCTCTCCTTTGGAAAGGTCTACGAATATCGGTTCAACGTGAAAGATATCAAAGACCCGCTCATCGAACTGATCACGGGGTCCGGGTGGTCCTATGTTCCGGTCGCCTCCATGAGAAAGGTGAGGCGTAAATAAGCGGAGACGAACATCCTCACGGGGCGTGATCGCATACGGGGCCGCGTGCGACGGCCAAACATCGTCGTCCTCCGGCACAGCCATCATCCGTCATTCAAGAAGACCGTGTTCTATAGCGAAGGCGGTCAGCGCAGATGCGTTGTGAAGGTCCAGCTTTTCCATGATGTTGGCGCGATGTTTTCTGACCGTCGTCTCGCTGACGTAGAGGAGATCCGCGATCTCTTTATTTTTGTATCCCTCGGCGATCAGCTTGAGGACCTCACGCTCCCGGGCGGATAGGTCCACAAGGGGCGTCGAAGCCCGATCCGCCCCCTTTCCCGTCAGGTATCCGTTAACGACCCTGCTTGAAATCCCCGGGCTCAGGTAGGTCTTTCCGGCGGCAACGGCGTCTATGGCGTTCATCAATTCGGTCTCGGTATCGTCCTTGAGGATGTATCCGCTCACGCCGGCCCTCAGGGTTTCAAAAATCATCTCTTCGTTGTCATGGGCGGTGAGCACCAGAATCCTGGTGTTTGCGCACTGTTTTTTTATCTCGATGATCGCCTCGGTACCGTTCATCTTCGGCATCGAAAGGTCCATCAACACCACATCGGGGACAAGAGAACATGCCATCTTGACCGCTTCAAAGCCGTCCGACGCCTCGCCGGCGACGACGTATCGATCATGATTCTCCAGCAGTACCGTCAGCGCCCTTCTGAGTAGCGTGTGATCTTCGGCGATCAGAATGCGTTGCGGTTTTTGTCCCATTCGATCTTTTCTCCATTCACTTGTGTGATTTGTTTAAATACCCGGCTTGTCCGTTTACACACTTCACACATCATCCGTATCTACCATCAATTATTCGTACGTATAGTGTACCACACAGGTATTCGTTTATACAATAGCACGTTTGCGGGACAATAAAACGGATATACAGACCATGTATGCCTTTCTTTTTTTCAACGCTTCATATATATTCCCATTTCAAGAAAAATTATTGACTAAAAACATGAGAAACGGTACTCTTATCTGTGTGATGAAAAAAGGTGGAGGAAACGAATGATCGCACCCGGAAACTCGCGCCGAAGAGGACTGTTTTTTTCGATTTTTTTCTGTCTGACGCTGATATTGTTTCTGATCGGATGCACTCCAAGTCCCGAGGAACTGTATGAATCCCGGCTCAAAGAGCACGAAAACCGAGAGCTGGTGGAGCGGATTATCGAACTTGAACGCCAAGTCGAGAAACTTCAACAGGAGCTTGAGACCTGTCGGGAAGACTACGGCAACCTGCTGTATTACAACAGGGAAAAAGCCGAAATGATGGAGAAAATCGAGGCGCTGGAAAAGGAAGTGAAAACCCTCAGGGGCACATCACGCTGAATCATCCGCCGGGGCAGGCGCCGTATTCCCAAAAAGAGCGTCACTCCAACCACCTTCCTCCACAGAGTCCCGAATGTGAAACCCGCCTCGCCCGGAGGCCTTAACACAGTGGTGCAAACAATCCTTGCAACCAGAGAAAAGAAAACCGCCGTTCTCAGGAAGGGCACTTTCGGATGCCTCTCGGGCATTCCCACGATCAATGTCACTCAGGGGTGCATGCACCGCTGTGTCTATTGCTACGCACGGGGATACCCGGGATTGTCGAATCCGGATACGGTGATTCTTTTTTCGAACCTGGTCGCACGCCTTCCCGGGGAGCTTGATCGAAAGAGACATCCGGTTTCATATGTCCTCTTCAATACGGCGTCCGATTCCTTCCAGCCCCACCCGGATATACTCGACACGTCCGTTCGGCTGATGGAAATTCTCCTGAAACGACACATCGCCGTCTCGTTTCTCACAAAGGGCGTTATCCCGAATCGGTTTTTCGACCTGATACAAAACGCTCCCCATCTGGCGTCCCTTGTCGACGCCCGGATCGGCATGGTGTCCGTATCGGAAGACTACCAACGTACCTTCGAGCCCCACGCGGCCACACCGACCCAACGCCTTGTGAACATCGAGCGGCTCATGGATGCGGGCATTCGGACCGATGTGCGCATCGATCCGATTATCCCCTTCGTCACGGATTCACAAAGGGATTTCGACCTCCTCTTCGGCGAGCTGTCGGCCCGGGGGATTATCCGGGCGTCCATCAGCGCCCTTCACCTCAGACCCGCCATTCACGAACAACTGATGGAGAAGCTGCCCCCGGTATCCGGCCGGCTGATCGAGGCACTGTTTACGGGATCGGACTGGCGCATGGTCGGATCGTCCACGATGAGCAAGCTTGTGGCCGGAACCGTTCGGGAGAGGATATATGACCGGGCCGGAGAAAGCGCCGCCAGGCGCGGCATCACTCTTACGGTATGCGCCTGCAAGAATCCCGATCTTCCCGGAGACAACTGTTCTGCGTCGCCCGACCGTCGGTCGGATCGGTTTGTGCCGCATCGGCAGATGAAACTCCCCCTGGGAGACAACGGCTCGGCCGTACAGGACGATACACACAGGCGGATGCCGGACCGGTAGGCGGACGGACACGAAGAGAATACAACCCTCAGAATGGGAGGCACCATGGATCAGGACGATACGGACGAAAAGGACTCAGCCCCGGATATCAATTTGGGTTCGCTCTTCATTCGGTCCGCTGAGCGACACGGGGATCGCCCGTTTCTTCTTCGCCTGGACGAGTCCGGCGATGCGGCGGAGACGATACTCTACCGGGAGGCACGGGAAATTATCGGGCACATCTCCGCAGGGTTTCGGGGCGTCGGCATCACATCCGGGGACCGCGTCGCCCTGTTCGCCCCCAACTCCCCACGATGGGTGCTCGTCGATATCGCCATGCAGACGGCCGGAATCATCTCCGTGCCGATCTACACCACCATCGACCGGGAACAGGCGACCCATATCGTAAACAACTCCGGCGCAAAGGTCATCATCGTGGGAAGCAGGAATACCTCCGACGTCGCCCGGGATATCGCGAAGTACACTCCCGATGTATCCACCGTTCTTCACCTGGGCACGTTCCCGGAAGAGACACAGGATCTGCGGCGGCAGGTCTCCTGGGACGAACTTCTCGACCTGGGCCGTGAAATGCTGTCGACCGGAAAAGATACGGTCACCCCTACACGCACATCCCCGGACGAGCCCGCCACCCTCATCTACACCTCCGGCACCAGCGGGATGCCCAAGGGGGTTATCATCTCTCATCGAAACGTGCTTTCGAATGTTGCGGCCCTGAAAGACGCCTTCGACATCAACGAGCGGGATCGGTTCCTCTCGATACTGCCGCTGTCCCATTCCTTCGAGAGGACGGTGGGCTGTTATCTTCCCATCTCTACCGGTGCGTCGATCGCCTTTCCCCCGGGCATCGAGGCCCTGGATGTCGCCCTGCAGGGATTCCGACCCAGCATACTGGTTGTGGTGCCCCGCATCCTGGAAACCATCTACTCCCAGGTATCGTCCCGCCTGGAACAGGGGCCGACACACACCAAAAAGCTCTTTTCCCTGGCCGGGAGGCTCGGCCTTCGGGAGGTGGAGCACCGCATGCGCGGCGAGAAGGTGCCGTTACTCTTGCGGCTCAAAAATTCACTTCTGGACTTTTTCGTTTTTTCCCGCTTCCGCGATCGATTCGGCGGGTCGATACGATATATCGCCTGCGGCGGCGCACCGCTAAAACGGGAGCTGGGGATGTTCTTTTACGCGGCGGGTCTGCCGGTGATGGAGGGATACGGCCTGACGGAAACCGGCCCGGTATTGACCGTCAACAGGCCACAGAGCTTTCGCTACGGGACCGTCGGCACGGCCCTTGAGAACACGGAAATCACCATCGACGACGAGGGCGAGATCATCGTTCGCGGCCCCCAGGTCTCCCAAGGATATTATCGCGATGAGGACGCCACCCGTGCGGTGTTTGCCGATGACGGCTGGTTTCACACGGGCGACATCGGGAGCCTCACCCATGACGGCTATCTCCTCATCACCGACCGCAAGAAGGATATCATCGTCACCCGGGGGGGAAAATGCGTGGCGCCCCAGCGGATAGAAAACACCCTTGTTTTGGATCCCTTCATTCACCAGGCGGTGGTGGTGGGAGAAAACCACAGATATCTCAGCGCCCTGATCGTCCCCGAGATGTCGCGCTTGGTCGACTGGGCCAAAAGCCGCGGGATTTCGTTCTCCCGGGTGGGGGAGCTTGTGGAAAACACGAGCGTCAGGGACTATTACACCTCCCGCATAGAGGAGGCCCAGGCGCTGCTTCCCCGCTTCGAGAAGGTACGAAAATTCACGCTCCTGTGGGAGCCGTTCACCGAAGAGAGGGGCGAGGTCACCCCTTCCCTCAAGATCAAGCGAAACGTCATCATGCGCCGTTACGCCGGCCTCATCGACAGGATGTATAAGTCCGACTGATAACAAAATCATCGCAGTGAATATACTTCGAGGCATCACGAGTTACAGGATTGATATCAATATCTTCGTACTTGCGATGTCCTCTCAATCATTTATAAAAAAACAGCGGCGCCGGTTTCCCCGGGCCGCTGTCTTCCCTCTCTTTCGGGCGCGTCCGCCCCGTTTGTATCCTTGTTATGGTTTCCTCTTTTTCCCCTCGAAATCCAGCCCCAGCGTTCCTCCCGGATTCATGATGCCGTTCGGGTCGAGGTGGTCCTTGACGGCCCTGATGATGCCGAAGGCCACCGGCCCCACGTGCTCTTCATACCAGGGGGCGAACATCTTTCCGATGCCGTGATGGTGCGAGAGGCTCCCGCCGCTCTTCACGATGGCGTCGATGATGGAGTGCTGAAACGCCGTATAGTCCTCCGATTCCCTGCCCCGCTCGATGGGCGACAGGAAAATGAAATAGAGGTTGGCGCCGTTTTCGTAGGCATGGGACGCGTGAACCATGCAGATGGTCTTGGGCCGCGCCTTGATGACGTCCCTGACCTCCTTCCAGACATGATGGATATTCTCCCAGGTACAACTCGTCTCCAGGGTGTCGGAGATGATGCCGATATCCATCAGATCGTCCTTCATGTAGGGATCGGAATACCGCCGCTTCCAGTATCCCTTCACTCCCATCGGCCCCACACCGAAACCGCCGTGTCGTCTCGCGATCTTCCTCACCTTTTTTTTGATGAGCTTCCCGTGATCCGGGTCTCCCTCGGAGGCGCCCAGCAGAAGCACCCGTCGTTCTGGCTTGT
This is a stretch of genomic DNA from Candidatus Zymogenaceae bacterium. It encodes these proteins:
- a CDS encoding deoxyguanosinetriphosphate triphosphohydrolase translates to MNIREQTEAWELEHLAPYASFAAHTRGRRHPEDEDDIRTPFQRDRDRIIHTGAFRRLEYKTQVFVYHEGDYFRTRLTHTIEVSQIARSIARALGVNEDLTEAVALAHDMGHPPFGHSGEKTLNELLAQDGGFNHNIHSLRIVDELEVKYPNFPGLNLTFEVREGIAKHTTDYDDTGVSEFSTHPFPSLEGQIVDIADEIAYNSHDIDDGITSGMLSIDDLLNVPLWEDIYSLTVTSHPDVSEKVHRLMTVSRLIGRQVRDVIQETRQRITEDRIESVDAIRTNTRRLAVFSQKMHRMNQELKDHLMKHLYRQHRVVRMSGKAERIIKDIFNTYLDIPEQLPPQVYEAFVKTNSKRVISDYIAGMTDKFAIDEHLKLFNPYERV
- the galK gene encoding galactokinase, giving the protein MDNNQYLMISAYGSYFAEIPHYFVTAPGRVNLIGEHTDYNDGFVLPIAIDRRIYATARPMYGDLVKAKSVGFDEMEEFHIREELKKRDLWVDYLMGVVDEMKKDSYDLNGFWVLFRSDVPIGSGLSSSAALEVASGLLISSLFEHDIDRLELAKIARRAEQNFVGVNCGIMDQMATLLCTEDHALFIDCRDQSHRQVPVAFSDAGFMVVDTKVKRKLDNSAYNERREQCEAAVKAVAKNKKGVTALRDAEISDLDGIAGNVDDVIIKRARHVISENERVKKAVAMLEKNDAEGFGKLMNESHESLKNDYQVSCDELDRVVEIAKETGGVLGARMTGAGFGGCVVALVKKGSEQTFADKITAAFAPEEPDSREPEEGKEADLPDPPEVFSVRPVGGATVEKLDIKS
- a CDS encoding long-chain fatty acid--CoA ligase — protein: MDQDDTDEKDSAPDINLGSLFIRSAERHGDRPFLLRLDESGDAAETILYREAREIIGHISAGFRGVGITSGDRVALFAPNSPRWVLVDIAMQTAGIISVPIYTTIDREQATHIVNNSGAKVIIVGSRNTSDVARDIAKYTPDVSTVLHLGTFPEETQDLRRQVSWDELLDLGREMLSTGKDTVTPTRTSPDEPATLIYTSGTSGMPKGVIISHRNVLSNVAALKDAFDINERDRFLSILPLSHSFERTVGCYLPISTGASIAFPPGIEALDVALQGFRPSILVVVPRILETIYSQVSSRLEQGPTHTKKLFSLAGRLGLREVEHRMRGEKVPLLLRLKNSLLDFFVFSRFRDRFGGSIRYIACGGAPLKRELGMFFYAAGLPVMEGYGLTETGPVLTVNRPQSFRYGTVGTALENTEITIDDEGEIIVRGPQVSQGYYRDEDATRAVFADDGWFHTGDIGSLTHDGYLLITDRKKDIIVTRGGKCVAPQRIENTLVLDPFIHQAVVVGENHRYLSALIVPEMSRLVDWAKSRGISFSRVGELVENTSVRDYYTSRIEEAQALLPRFEKVRKFTLLWEPFTEERGEVTPSLKIKRNVIMRRYAGLIDRMYKSD
- a CDS encoding TetR/AcrR family transcriptional regulator gives rise to the protein MTRPENPQLRQSILDIASKLVAKEGFHAATMRKIADKAGVSATTIYYYFGDRTKLFEAIKFDIIDRLVAYLDERVDGTAPHLEQLICLLRSFIDWYRENTNLAELLFEKLPANLEVTESELGRYYRAQNFSVEIMRRAKEAGVVTSPDVALDAAVALGAIYGIAKLICENRLPVEYWGDPEPVIERTIEMVCLFVTNAHIIEIMGGDTE
- a CDS encoding flavodoxin family protein, which codes for MKILVLNGGPRKKGTTRTILKELVYVLEGKHEVKWVDVYDLEMKPCMGCLKCRPDGACVLPEDGAHVVGGMIDGADALVVGTPTYWGNMTGPLKILFDRSVPRIEYIGGGLPRPNHKGKPGIIVTSSATPWPFNLIKSQSGGAVRSVKIVLKSGGYRIRGIINVPNMKRRPEIPKKYLKQARKLGERL
- a CDS encoding DUF2784 domain-containing protein; the protein is MENILSDAVLVVHFGWILFIILGFPVSLLYTMIRLRLFHTAAMIFTIAMQATRTLCPLTLLEEALRRSTDAAFSYEGSFIITWLRKLIYIEDIGVSLTIIYILTAVYLAAVLISYPVYPVSAMKRSRTARNDIPPQSL
- a CDS encoding radical SAM protein, translating into MVQTILATREKKTAVLRKGTFGCLSGIPTINVTQGCMHRCVYCYARGYPGLSNPDTVILFSNLVARLPGELDRKRHPVSYVLFNTASDSFQPHPDILDTSVRLMEILLKRHIAVSFLTKGVIPNRFFDLIQNAPHLASLVDARIGMVSVSEDYQRTFEPHAATPTQRLVNIERLMDAGIRTDVRIDPIIPFVTDSQRDFDLLFGELSARGIIRASISALHLRPAIHEQLMEKLPPVSGRLIEALFTGSDWRMVGSSTMSKLVAGTVRERIYDRAGESAARRGITLTVCACKNPDLPGDNCSASPDRRSDRFVPHRQMKLPLGDNGSAVQDDTHRRMPDR
- a CDS encoding response regulator transcription factor, with product MGQKPQRILIAEDHTLLRRALTVLLENHDRYVVAGEASDGFEAVKMACSLVPDVVLMDLSMPKMNGTEAIIEIKKQCANTRILVLTAHDNEEMIFETLRAGVSGYILKDDTETELMNAIDAVAAGKTYLSPGISSRVVNGYLTGKGADRASTPLVDLSAREREVLKLIAEGYKNKEIADLLYVSETTVRKHRANIMEKLDLHNASALTAFAIEHGLLE